The following proteins are encoded in a genomic region of Polycladomyces zharkentensis:
- a CDS encoding sigma-54-dependent Fis family transcriptional regulator, producing the protein MQTEPERNELPPMLVSSWQRCRKWGVDPKRVQDELLTDGELEDRRERMHDLFQACKPILETLYTQVRQSDFMVLVSDRDGYIVAKWGEPPFTERASRVRLDVGANWEERVKGTNAIGTALAESKPVTVWGNQHFCEENRFLTCYAAPLYSPTGELVGILDVSGDARLHHPHTLGMVITAAQACQARLLLQQTRRELVLHMREMDAVMESLGQPLIAVDTDGLITRLNQSAARLLGNPMADCIGQPMTRWFDSDDVQALLTKSDRDVTILSFADSDVSWVAKSVQDERKRTFRIHLAGRTPADRQSDGVKPVSNLVMDCPKVRKVFELAVRIAPSPLTLLIRGETGTGKDRLARAVHEASGRKGAFVAVNCGAIPATLVESELFGYEKGAFTGARKNGYKGKFEAADGGTLFLDEIGDMPTASQVALLRVLEEKKVTRIGSHRPIPVDVRVIAATHQNLEQAVAEGRFRADLFYRLREMELVLPALRERTDLRLLADHFLKQVEQELGRAIKVSAEVWPILEQYDWPGNLRELRQVIRQAAYQACLIRGVDWITPQDLPTLRREESGSEKTVSFFSIDDAEERAIAQAIQAAHGNLSAAARLLGIGRTTLYRKLHKFPHLKPRC; encoded by the coding sequence ATGCAAACGGAGCCGGAACGAAACGAACTTCCCCCGATGTTGGTGTCGTCGTGGCAACGCTGTCGCAAATGGGGTGTCGATCCCAAAAGGGTGCAGGACGAGTTGTTGACCGACGGCGAACTGGAAGACCGAAGGGAGCGGATGCATGATCTGTTCCAGGCCTGCAAGCCGATTCTGGAAACGTTGTACACGCAGGTGAGGCAATCGGATTTCATGGTTCTGGTATCGGATCGGGACGGGTATATCGTGGCCAAATGGGGGGAACCACCGTTTACCGAACGAGCATCTCGGGTCCGGCTGGATGTCGGGGCCAATTGGGAAGAACGGGTGAAGGGGACCAACGCGATCGGTACAGCCTTGGCAGAATCCAAACCGGTTACGGTTTGGGGAAACCAGCATTTTTGTGAAGAGAACCGGTTTTTGACCTGCTATGCGGCTCCTTTGTATTCTCCGACAGGAGAACTGGTGGGGATTCTCGATGTCAGCGGTGATGCCCGGTTGCATCATCCCCATACGTTGGGGATGGTGATCACGGCCGCGCAAGCGTGTCAGGCCCGTTTGTTGTTGCAGCAGACCCGGCGTGAACTGGTCTTGCATATGCGGGAAATGGACGCGGTGATGGAAAGTTTGGGTCAACCGTTGATCGCTGTCGATACGGATGGGCTGATCACCCGGTTGAATCAGTCTGCTGCCAGGTTGTTGGGAAATCCGATGGCGGATTGCATCGGTCAACCGATGACCCGTTGGTTTGATTCCGACGATGTTCAAGCTTTGCTGACAAAATCGGACCGGGATGTGACGATTCTGTCCTTCGCAGACAGCGACGTTTCCTGGGTGGCCAAATCCGTCCAAGACGAGCGAAAACGGACGTTTCGCATTCATCTCGCCGGTCGGACTCCGGCGGACCGCCAATCCGACGGGGTGAAACCTGTTTCCAATCTGGTGATGGATTGCCCAAAGGTGCGAAAAGTGTTTGAGCTGGCGGTTCGGATCGCTCCCTCCCCCCTTACGCTGCTGATCCGTGGGGAAACGGGGACGGGCAAAGATCGGCTGGCACGTGCCGTTCACGAGGCCAGCGGCAGAAAAGGGGCATTTGTAGCCGTCAACTGCGGGGCGATTCCCGCGACACTGGTGGAGTCGGAGTTGTTCGGCTACGAAAAAGGCGCATTTACGGGAGCCCGAAAGAACGGATACAAAGGAAAGTTTGAAGCGGCTGACGGGGGGACGCTGTTTCTGGATGAGATCGGAGACATGCCGACCGCTTCACAAGTGGCGTTGTTGCGTGTTTTGGAGGAGAAGAAAGTGACCCGGATCGGTTCTCATCGGCCGATCCCCGTTGATGTGCGCGTGATCGCCGCAACGCATCAGAATTTGGAACAAGCTGTCGCAGAGGGTCGTTTCCGGGCCGACCTCTTTTATCGTCTGCGCGAGATGGAGTTGGTTCTGCCGGCCCTTCGGGAGCGAACCGACCTGCGTTTGTTGGCGGACCATTTTTTGAAGCAGGTGGAGCAGGAGCTGGGACGTGCCATCAAGGTTTCAGCCGAGGTGTGGCCCATCCTTGAACAGTACGATTGGCCGGGAAATCTTCGTGAACTTCGGCAAGTGATCCGGCAGGCGGCTTATCAAGCGTGTTTGATTCGCGGAGTGGATTGGATCACTCCTCAGGACTTGCCGACTCTGAGGCGCGAAGAGTCCGGGTCGGAAAAGACCGTTTCTTTTTTCTCGATCGACGATGCCGAGGAGCGGGCCATTGCACAGGCGATTCAAGCCGCACACGGCAACCTTTCGGCGGCTGCCCGACTTCTCGGGATCGGTCGTACCACGTTGTATCGGAAATTGCACAAATTTCCCCATCTCAAACCGAGGTGCTGA
- a CDS encoding DUF779 domain-containing protein — MERVKRVLVTDEARRVIRRLREEHGELMFHQSGGCCDGSSPMCFRKGEFRVGSSDVLLGEIDGCEFYMSRSQFEYWQHTQLTVDVTPGRGASFSLEIPLGVRFLIRSRPFTEEERKRLEPIRNPG; from the coding sequence ATGGAAAGGGTCAAACGGGTGCTGGTCACTGACGAAGCCAGGCGTGTCATTCGGAGATTGCGCGAAGAACACGGCGAGCTGATGTTTCACCAGAGCGGCGGTTGTTGTGACGGTTCCTCCCCGATGTGTTTTCGCAAAGGGGAATTCCGGGTCGGTTCCAGCGATGTGTTGCTCGGAGAAATCGACGGTTGTGAATTCTACATGTCCCGTTCCCAATTCGAATACTGGCAGCATACGCAACTCACGGTGGATGTCACACCCGGCAGGGGTGCCTCATTCTCCCTGGAAATCCCGTTGGGTGTGCGCTTCCTCATCCGTTCCCGCCCATTCACGGAGGAAGAACGGAAACGGCTGGAGCCGATTCGCAACCCCGGGTGA
- a CDS encoding DUF4179 domain-containing protein, translating into MKCPDLNVLFAYLDGELAPEERSRMASHLLKCPACRSLLDKWKDEDQQFREVLAEPSLSDSFVSEVRKEVEKIAGKSARDAVSEKSGAGKSGFKWMRRTVAVFVFLMLGVGITAWASPTFAEYLTATFRDFGLLPEVIKKNEYRNGYSVTDKGYTLRVTEVLANTNEVYFIYQVEKDGKILDVRDIGKDRYDLAIRSQLFDAQGKWINTGESLSPSKDWRSGMVRLTGFNQPKNSRITLVVKAKSIQGVQGNWELKIPLDLSKARVQKFKPDEQSVTPDGKFAFTLKEVTYTPTSAQIVAGVRLNGQEAVRHKERRPELHIAYQIVDQSGKVISGTHHEEKWVMRYQVSPRGGGGEEYNFGPLPKKPLYLLFDTVYLAELTDKTYEFIPGREQTIRLSRAAYTLNNARLGKSTATLPETPNHLLIDLTQTSVVKKEDTLLIAKENLWLVYDESGKEYSGFVLNDNGRWVLEVPDLYRIPEKLRIRPYDVTVYKYQVKIPLPEQK; encoded by the coding sequence ATGAAATGTCCCGATCTGAATGTGTTGTTCGCGTATCTGGACGGTGAACTGGCACCGGAGGAGAGGAGCCGAATGGCGTCCCATCTGTTGAAGTGCCCGGCGTGCCGATCTTTGCTTGACAAGTGGAAAGATGAGGATCAGCAGTTCCGGGAGGTTTTGGCCGAACCGTCCTTGTCGGACTCCTTTGTGTCGGAAGTACGGAAGGAAGTGGAGAAGATTGCTGGGAAGTCCGCCCGTGACGCCGTATCGGAAAAGTCGGGGGCAGGCAAATCCGGATTCAAGTGGATGAGGCGAACCGTCGCGGTTTTTGTTTTCCTGATGCTGGGAGTCGGAATCACCGCTTGGGCTTCACCTACGTTTGCGGAATATTTGACGGCCACTTTCCGGGATTTCGGTTTACTCCCAGAAGTTATCAAGAAAAATGAATACCGCAACGGCTACAGCGTGACGGACAAGGGATATACGTTGCGGGTCACGGAAGTGTTGGCCAATACCAATGAGGTGTATTTCATCTACCAGGTGGAGAAGGACGGCAAAATCCTGGATGTGCGCGACATCGGCAAAGACCGTTATGATCTGGCCATTCGTTCCCAATTGTTTGATGCACAGGGAAAATGGATCAATACCGGGGAGTCTCTAAGCCCTTCTAAGGATTGGCGGTCGGGAATGGTCCGGTTAACGGGCTTCAACCAACCGAAAAATTCCCGGATTACCTTGGTCGTCAAGGCCAAGTCGATTCAGGGCGTTCAAGGAAATTGGGAGTTGAAAATCCCGTTGGATCTCAGTAAAGCCCGTGTGCAAAAATTCAAGCCCGATGAGCAAAGTGTGACCCCCGACGGAAAGTTTGCGTTCACACTTAAGGAAGTGACTTACACACCTACCAGTGCGCAGATTGTTGCCGGCGTGCGACTGAATGGACAAGAAGCAGTCAGGCACAAAGAACGGCGCCCGGAACTCCACATTGCGTACCAGATCGTGGATCAAAGCGGCAAGGTGATCTCCGGCACGCACCATGAGGAAAAATGGGTCATGCGTTATCAGGTCTCTCCCAGAGGCGGCGGTGGAGAGGAATACAATTTCGGTCCCCTTCCGAAAAAACCGTTGTATTTGCTGTTTGATACCGTTTATTTGGCTGAACTGACCGATAAAACGTATGAATTCATTCCGGGCCGGGAGCAGACGATCCGGCTAAGCCGCGCCGCCTACACACTCAACAACGCGAGATTGGGCAAATCAACCGCCACCTTGCCGGAAACGCCGAACCATCTGCTGATCGACTTGACCCAAACCTCCGTGGTGAAAAAGGAGGATACTCTCCTCATCGCCAAAGAGAATTTGTGGCTGGTGTATGATGAGTCTGGGAAGGAGTATTCGGGATTTGTCCTCAACGATAACGGACGCTGGGTGCTGGAAGTTCCGGACCTTTACCGAATCCCCGAAAAGCTGAGAATCCGACCATACGATGTCACAGTGTACAAGTACCAGGTGAAAATTCCGCTGCCGGAACAGAAATAA
- the modB gene encoding molybdate ABC transporter permease subunit: protein MMNQDFWSPIWLSLEVNGVASILVFVPALLAAWWMKGRSFYGKSAVETLLILPLVLPPTVVGFGLLILMGRNSWIGQAVERLFHQPVLFTWWAAVIAAVVVAFPLVYQTLKNGFESVDRELEDAARSMGAGEWQVFRYITLPLSWRSLLTGYVLGFARGMGEFGATLMVAGNIPGKTQTIPTAIYIAVESGDTRLAACWVASTVLISFALLAIVQWVKIRS from the coding sequence ATGATGAATCAGGATTTCTGGTCACCCATTTGGTTGTCTCTGGAAGTGAACGGGGTTGCCAGCATTCTCGTGTTTGTTCCGGCTCTTTTGGCCGCATGGTGGATGAAGGGGCGCTCTTTCTATGGAAAAAGCGCGGTTGAGACCTTGTTGATTCTGCCCCTGGTCCTCCCGCCCACGGTGGTCGGTTTTGGACTGCTGATCCTGATGGGGCGAAACAGTTGGATTGGACAGGCGGTAGAGCGGTTGTTTCATCAGCCCGTACTGTTTACTTGGTGGGCGGCCGTGATCGCTGCGGTGGTGGTGGCTTTTCCCCTGGTATATCAGACGCTGAAAAACGGTTTTGAGTCGGTGGATCGGGAATTGGAAGATGCGGCCCGATCGATGGGAGCCGGGGAATGGCAAGTCTTCCGATATATCACGCTCCCGTTGTCGTGGCGATCGCTTTTGACGGGATATGTGCTCGGATTTGCACGAGGGATGGGAGAGTTTGGCGCGACCCTGATGGTCGCCGGAAACATTCCGGGAAAAACGCAAACCATACCAACCGCCATTTATATTGCCGTAGAATCGGGTGACACGCGGTTGGCCGCTTGCTGGGTAGCATCGACGGTGTTGATTTCTTTTGCATTGTTGGCCATTGTCCAATGGGTGAAAATACGCTCCTGA
- a CDS encoding RNA polymerase sigma factor, protein MSDDLTLVRQVLVGDLDAFDTLVLRYKDRVYRLMLRMIGNPEDAKDLTQEVFIKVYRNLQRFDSSRRFSTWLYRIAFNRCLDELRKRDRMGAVPTDGEPPGNESAESIVLKREEYRSLMNRIDDLPEHYRRVFLLKYLDDLSYAEIAHVLGITVDDVKNRLYRARKKLREQETLRKAGNGA, encoded by the coding sequence ATGTCAGATGATCTGACCCTGGTACGGCAGGTTCTCGTCGGAGACCTGGATGCGTTTGATACGCTGGTTCTCCGCTACAAGGACCGCGTGTACCGCCTCATGCTCCGGATGATCGGAAATCCGGAAGACGCCAAGGATTTGACGCAGGAAGTGTTCATCAAGGTGTATCGGAACCTTCAGCGGTTTGATTCTTCACGCCGCTTTTCCACCTGGTTGTATCGGATCGCCTTCAACCGCTGCTTGGATGAACTCCGGAAGCGCGACAGAATGGGCGCTGTCCCGACCGACGGGGAGCCGCCCGGGAACGAGAGCGCCGAAAGTATCGTTCTGAAACGGGAGGAATACCGGTCGCTTATGAACCGGATCGATGACTTGCCGGAACATTACCGGAGGGTATTTCTGCTGAAGTATTTGGATGATTTGAGTTATGCGGAAATTGCTCACGTGCTGGGCATTACGGTGGATGACGTGAAAAACCGCCTCTACCGGGCGAGAAAGAAACTCAGAGAACAGGAAACGCTCAGGAAAGCGGGGAATGGAGCATGA
- the modA gene encoding molybdate ABC transporter substrate-binding protein: MKRFAHSFGWIAVVLMMIMTVACNRGENDAHPQQVEISVLAAASLTDAMKEIKSRYESTHPGVHLVTSFASSGKLKQQIEQGAPADLFLSAGAKEMDALVRAGIVDPRDRSDLLSNELVLIVPKNSRLKVSGFSDLPSPHVKTIAIGQPETVPAGQYAKQALENMNLWKKVQSKLVFAGDVRQVLAYVKTGNVDAGIVYRSDIRSAHDVETVAVADPKTHQPIVYPVGVIKATPHAKQTRDFYKWLRGPEAMKIFQKYGFEKAHHPA; encoded by the coding sequence ATGAAACGATTCGCTCATTCGTTCGGTTGGATTGCGGTCGTGCTGATGATGATCATGACAGTCGCCTGCAATCGGGGAGAAAATGATGCACATCCACAACAGGTGGAAATCTCGGTACTGGCGGCCGCCAGTCTGACCGATGCGATGAAAGAAATCAAGTCCCGATATGAGTCCACACATCCCGGCGTCCATCTTGTTACCAGTTTTGCGTCTTCCGGCAAGTTGAAACAACAGATCGAACAGGGTGCTCCTGCGGATCTGTTCCTCTCTGCCGGAGCGAAAGAGATGGATGCGTTGGTTCGGGCAGGGATCGTCGATCCGCGTGATCGTTCCGATTTGCTCAGTAATGAATTGGTTTTGATCGTGCCCAAGAATTCCCGCTTGAAAGTGAGCGGGTTTTCCGATTTACCATCCCCCCATGTCAAAACCATTGCCATCGGGCAACCCGAAACGGTACCGGCCGGTCAATACGCGAAACAAGCATTGGAAAACATGAATCTGTGGAAAAAAGTGCAATCCAAGTTGGTATTCGCAGGTGATGTTCGCCAAGTGCTCGCTTATGTAAAAACGGGAAATGTCGATGCGGGAATCGTGTATCGGTCGGATATCCGATCTGCCCATGACGTAGAAACAGTTGCTGTGGCTGATCCGAAAACGCATCAACCGATCGTGTATCCGGTCGGTGTGATCAAAGCGACTCCGCACGCCAAACAAACGCGGGATTTCTACAAATGGTTGCGCGGCCCCGAAGCGATGAAAATCTTTCAAAAATACGGATTTGAAAAGGCGCATCATCCGGCATGA
- the exaC gene encoding acetaldehyde dehydrogenase ExaC, with product MSITLSGYKKPNTEGSLLHYRPQYENFIGGEWVPPMGGEYFDNISPVDGQVFTRVPRSRKEDIEYALDKAHAAKEKWANTSVTERSNILLKIADRMEENLEKLALSETWDNGKPIRETLNADLPLAIDHFRYFAGVIRGEEGSMSEIDAKTVSLHIKEPIGVVGQIIPWNFPLLMAAWKLAPALAAGNCVVLKPAEQTPVTILLLMELIADLLPPGVVNVVNGFGPEAGQPLATSPRVGKVAFTGETTTGRLIMQYASENITPVTLELGGKSPNIFTENVMKADDEFLDKALEGFTMFALNQGEVCTCPSRALIQESIYDAFMERALERVKKIKMGDPLDPNTMMGAQASNDQYEKILSYIALGKEEGAKCLTGGKPYQNERYPNGFYIEPTVFEGHNKMRIFQEEIFGPVVSVTTFKDEAELLEIANDTLYGLGAGLWTRDVHQAYQIARKIEAGRVWVNCYHLYPAHAAFGGYKQSGIGRETHKMMLEHYQQTKNVLISYDKNPMGFF from the coding sequence ATGAGCATCACGTTGTCCGGCTACAAGAAGCCCAATACGGAGGGGAGCTTGCTCCATTATCGGCCGCAGTACGAAAACTTCATCGGCGGAGAATGGGTACCGCCGATGGGCGGAGAGTATTTTGACAACATCTCTCCTGTCGACGGCCAAGTGTTTACCCGTGTTCCCCGATCCCGAAAAGAAGATATCGAGTACGCGCTGGACAAAGCACACGCCGCCAAGGAAAAATGGGCGAACACCTCTGTTACCGAACGCAGCAATATCCTGCTGAAAATCGCCGACCGTATGGAGGAGAATCTGGAGAAGCTGGCCTTGTCCGAAACCTGGGACAACGGGAAGCCGATCCGCGAAACGCTGAATGCCGACCTGCCGTTGGCCATCGACCATTTCCGCTATTTCGCCGGCGTGATTCGCGGTGAAGAGGGCAGCATGTCCGAGATCGACGCCAAAACGGTATCGCTTCATATCAAAGAACCGATCGGCGTCGTGGGACAAATCATCCCTTGGAACTTCCCGCTCCTGATGGCGGCGTGGAAACTGGCTCCCGCTCTGGCCGCCGGCAACTGTGTGGTGCTGAAACCGGCGGAGCAAACACCGGTTACCATCCTGCTTCTCATGGAATTGATCGCTGATTTGCTCCCGCCGGGTGTGGTCAACGTGGTCAACGGTTTCGGTCCGGAAGCGGGACAACCGCTCGCTACGTCCCCCCGCGTCGGCAAAGTGGCCTTTACGGGCGAAACGACCACCGGCCGCCTCATCATGCAGTACGCCTCCGAAAACATCACGCCGGTCACGCTGGAACTGGGGGGCAAATCGCCGAACATCTTCACCGAAAACGTGATGAAAGCCGATGACGAATTCCTGGACAAGGCACTGGAGGGCTTTACCATGTTTGCCCTCAATCAGGGAGAAGTCTGCACCTGCCCGTCCCGTGCGCTGATCCAAGAGTCAATCTACGACGCATTCATGGAACGGGCATTGGAACGGGTGAAAAAGATCAAAATGGGCGACCCGCTCGATCCCAACACCATGATGGGTGCGCAAGCCTCCAATGACCAATATGAGAAAATCCTGAGTTACATCGCGCTCGGCAAGGAAGAAGGCGCCAAATGTCTCACCGGCGGCAAACCGTATCAAAACGAACGCTACCCGAACGGCTTCTACATCGAACCGACCGTCTTTGAAGGCCACAACAAAATGCGCATCTTCCAGGAGGAGATCTTCGGACCGGTCGTCTCCGTCACCACATTCAAGGACGAAGCGGAACTGCTGGAAATCGCCAATGACACCTTGTACGGACTGGGTGCCGGCCTCTGGACGCGCGATGTGCATCAGGCCTATCAAATCGCCCGGAAGATTGAAGCCGGCCGCGTATGGGTCAACTGCTACCACCTGTATCCGGCACACGCCGCCTTCGGTGGGTACAAACAATCCGGTATCGGGCGGGAAACGCATAAAATGATGCTGGAACACTACCAACAAACCAAAAACGTCCTGATCTCCTACGACAAGAATCCGATGGGATTCTTCTGA
- a CDS encoding GNAT family N-acetyltransferase produces the protein MVTEAIQLVVCYAFTEKGLHRIEAGVMPRNIASIRVPEKAGLIREGRGRKNPKIHSPWEDRV, from the coding sequence TTGGTCACCGAAGCAATACAGTTGGTTGTCTGTTATGCCTTCACAGAGAAAGGGCTTCACCGGATCGAGGCGGGAGTGATGCCGCGCAACATTGCTTCCATTCGAGTGCCGGAGAAGGCGGGTTTGATCCGGGAGGGGAGGGGCCGGAAGAATCCGAAGATCCATAGCCCCTGGGAAGACCGTGTGTGA